One part of the Phycisphaeraceae bacterium genome encodes these proteins:
- a CDS encoding RNHCP domain-containing protein: protein MQRTSRKRPNESDGFTCIKCKNHISGYASGTQHRNHCPLCLWSRHLDEHPGDRRSVCRSSMQPIAIEVRDNGEWAIVHRCTGCNVLRANRIAGDDHILTLLALALRPMAQPAFPLDYFGQ from the coding sequence ATGCAACGAACATCTCGCAAGCGTCCCAATGAGTCGGACGGATTTACCTGTATCAAATGTAAGAACCACATTTCTGGCTATGCATCGGGCACACAGCATCGAAACCATTGTCCACTATGCCTGTGGTCGCGACACCTCGACGAGCATCCCGGCGATCGGAGAAGTGTGTGCCGATCGTCCATGCAACCGATCGCGATAGAAGTCCGTGATAACGGTGAGTGGGCGATCGTCCATCGATGCACCGGATGTAATGTGCTTCGGGCCAATCGTATCGCGGGGGATGACCACATTCTGACGCTGCTCGCACTCGCGCTGCGACCAATGGCACAGCCCGCGTTCCCGCTCGACTATTTCGGGCAGTAG
- a CDS encoding aminotransferase class V-fold PLP-dependent enzyme: MTHTPIYLDNASTTWPKPPEVADAMADFIRTGCASPGRGGYRMAVRSAEYVSRLRSHLSRMMNAPATERVVITPGATDSTTMAIMGLFAHLPKPTKPMRVVSTVLEHNAVRRPLYLLDQMGIIEWVQVPCDNDGLMRTEDVLAHVNESTVLVSMMMASNGVGTLLPALEVCRALKDTRPEVLTLVDASQTMGVIPIDVQADNIDMLLFPGHKALMGPTGIGVLYLSERATGETPVSTGLRVEPTRLGGTGGDSGKDSMPTKMPARYEVGTHNTVACVGLLAAIEADGYPKGHDALAHERAMCKRIIDHLTDHPKVRIVGTHDVSNRVGVVAISAEDWAPGDLAAALDAEAGICVRSGFLCAPGAHKALDTFATGGTVRMSPGVYTTDAEIDVLLKTLDTLITR, encoded by the coding sequence ATGACGCACACACCGATCTATCTCGACAACGCATCTACAACGTGGCCCAAGCCTCCCGAAGTCGCAGACGCGATGGCAGACTTCATCCGGACTGGCTGCGCCTCGCCTGGTCGTGGCGGATACAGAATGGCAGTCCGCAGCGCCGAGTACGTCTCACGACTGCGCTCGCATCTGTCGAGGATGATGAACGCACCCGCAACTGAGCGTGTCGTTATTACACCCGGCGCAACAGACTCAACAACTATGGCGATCATGGGTCTGTTTGCACATCTACCAAAGCCGACAAAGCCAATGCGTGTCGTCTCGACAGTCCTCGAACACAACGCGGTGCGCAGGCCCTTGTATCTGCTTGATCAGATGGGCATCATCGAATGGGTGCAGGTGCCATGCGACAACGACGGCCTCATGCGCACAGAAGACGTGCTCGCGCACGTAAACGAGAGCACGGTGCTCGTCTCGATGATGATGGCGAGCAACGGCGTTGGCACACTGCTGCCGGCACTCGAAGTGTGTCGCGCGTTGAAAGACACACGCCCCGAAGTACTCACGCTCGTTGATGCATCACAAACGATGGGTGTCATCCCGATCGACGTGCAGGCTGACAACATCGACATGCTGCTGTTTCCCGGTCATAAAGCTCTCATGGGCCCTACCGGGATTGGTGTGCTGTACCTGTCAGAGCGCGCGACGGGTGAGACACCTGTCAGCACGGGACTGCGTGTCGAGCCGACACGTCTCGGCGGAACGGGTGGCGACTCGGGCAAGGACTCCATGCCAACGAAGATGCCCGCGCGCTACGAGGTCGGGACGCACAACACTGTCGCATGCGTGGGTTTGCTCGCAGCGATCGAAGCGGACGGATATCCCAAGGGCCACGACGCGCTCGCCCACGAGCGAGCGATGTGCAAGCGCATCATCGACCATCTCACGGACCATCCAAAGGTGCGCATTGTCGGCACGCACGATGTGAGCAACCGCGTCGGCGTTGTTGCGATCTCAGCAGAAGACTGGGCACCGGGCGATCTCGCAGCTGCGCTCGATGCAGAAGCGGGCATCTGCGTGCGGAGCGGGTTCCTGTGCGCTCCCGGCGCACACAAAGCACTCGACACATTTGCAACCGGTGGCACCGTGCGCATGAGCCCGGGTGTGTACACAACAGATGCGGAGATCGACGTGCTGCTGAAAACACTCGACACGCTCATCACTCGATAA
- a CDS encoding SDR family NAD(P)-dependent oxidoreductase, with protein sequence MDHAPKDDSGLGIFYADRRVIVTGGAGFIGGHLAERLVELGASVVVVDNLANSTDTLPRRLERDFGKRFWFVRGTIMSTETMRIAGNALGRGAKPIVFHLAAMGSVIRSVEQPEMTMENNVMGTLRVLEFAKAMEAHRVVFASSSSVYGDDPAQPKVETMTPKPMSPYAASKLAGEELCRTWSRTYGLSTACLRFFNVFGPRQTAESQYAAVVPAFTKCLLGDKPPTIYGDGEQSRDLTYVDNVIEALLLAGVVEQDPRGQAINIACGGSTSINELARMMGSILRKANIKPKHMPERKGEVKHSSADVSLAKKMLGFEPNIGVEEGLERTLAWRTKDMPEIVTITPKRRPVVTTPAPTKQTQPAKPAPKQTATAQKQSTPKPESPAAKEPSNTSNNEDPASQTKPDAESGESLFQNKPVSLARNSNKNKRKGSRGRPVAGSELGSSTQSRVNPQPVTKPVQSKQTNSSGSNDS encoded by the coding sequence ATGGACCACGCACCAAAGGACGACAGCGGACTGGGGATCTTCTACGCCGACCGGCGGGTCATCGTGACCGGGGGCGCAGGGTTCATCGGTGGGCATCTCGCTGAGCGCCTCGTCGAACTCGGTGCGAGCGTGGTCGTCGTCGACAACCTCGCGAACTCGACCGACACCCTCCCCCGCAGGCTGGAACGGGACTTCGGCAAGCGGTTCTGGTTTGTCCGCGGGACCATCATGTCCACCGAGACCATGCGGATCGCGGGCAACGCCCTCGGACGCGGGGCAAAGCCGATCGTCTTCCACCTTGCTGCGATGGGATCTGTCATCAGGTCGGTCGAGCAGCCCGAGATGACGATGGAGAACAACGTCATGGGCACACTCCGCGTCCTGGAGTTTGCCAAGGCGATGGAAGCCCATCGCGTCGTGTTCGCGTCCAGTTCCTCCGTCTATGGCGACGACCCGGCCCAGCCGAAGGTCGAGACTATGACACCTAAGCCCATGTCCCCCTACGCCGCATCAAAGCTCGCGGGCGAGGAACTTTGTCGGACGTGGTCACGCACCTACGGTCTCTCAACCGCGTGTCTTCGGTTCTTCAACGTGTTCGGCCCGAGACAAACCGCCGAGTCGCAGTACGCTGCGGTTGTACCCGCATTTACCAAGTGCCTGCTTGGGGACAAGCCACCAACTATCTACGGCGATGGCGAGCAGTCACGCGATCTCACCTATGTCGATAACGTCATCGAGGCGCTGCTCCTCGCGGGTGTGGTCGAGCAGGATCCCAGGGGTCAGGCAATCAACATCGCGTGCGGCGGATCAACATCCATCAACGAACTGGCGCGCATGATGGGGTCCATCCTCCGCAAAGCAAACATCAAGCCGAAGCACATGCCCGAGCGCAAAGGCGAGGTAAAGCATTCCAGCGCCGACGTGTCACTCGCGAAGAAGATGCTGGGGTTTGAGCCAAATATTGGTGTCGAGGAGGGGCTCGAGCGCACACTCGCGTGGCGGACGAAGGACATGCCCGAGATCGTCACGATCACACCGAAGCGCAGACCTGTCGTTACAACACCTGCTCCCACCAAACAAACTCAACCTGCAAAGCCAGCTCCAAAGCAGACCGCAACCGCACAAAAGCAATCGACTCCGAAACCGGAATCCCCCGCTGCGAAGGAACCATCGAACACATCGAATAACGAGGATCCCGCTTCGCAAACAAAGCCTGATGCAGAATCGGGCGAATCACTCTTCCAGAACAAGCCCGTGTCGCTGGCACGCAACTCAAACAAGAACAAACGCAAGGGTTCCCGTGGCAGGCCGGTGGCAGGATCAGAACTGGGATCAAGCACACAATCGCGTGTTAATCCGCAGCCCGTGACAAAGCCCGTGCAATCAAAGCAGACCAACTCAAGCGGGAGCAATGATTCATGA
- a CDS encoding protein kinase, which translates to MPRDERDTRLYTFDLAPGRVIGNKYVVESRLGGGWEGEVYRVNERRTGARRAAKLFFPQRNERDKAVDFYAKKLEQLRGCPIVIEYHHQETLRYKGAPVSVLISEYVEGTILSKFIAGRPGKRLPEFEALHVLYGLAAGLEQIHTRRDYHGDIHAGNVLIQRRGVHFDVKLVDLFNLGRPTAANIREDVVQSIKLFYDMLGGQRWYQAQRQEVKWLICGLKRSMIAKRFPTARHLREHLDTFQWFAND; encoded by the coding sequence ATGCCCAGGGACGAACGAGACACGCGACTCTATACCTTTGATCTTGCGCCGGGTCGTGTTATCGGCAACAAGTACGTGGTTGAGTCGCGCCTTGGTGGTGGCTGGGAGGGCGAGGTGTATCGCGTCAACGAACGCAGGACCGGTGCCCGTCGTGCTGCAAAGCTCTTCTTCCCACAACGCAACGAGCGGGACAAGGCAGTCGACTTCTACGCGAAGAAGCTGGAGCAACTCCGTGGATGCCCGATCGTCATTGAGTACCACCATCAGGAAACCCTGCGCTACAAGGGGGCTCCGGTCTCGGTGCTTATCAGCGAGTATGTTGAAGGCACGATTCTGTCAAAGTTCATTGCTGGACGCCCAGGCAAGCGATTGCCCGAGTTTGAGGCTCTGCATGTGCTGTACGGACTTGCAGCAGGGCTTGAGCAGATCCACACCCGCCGTGACTACCACGGCGATATACATGCGGGGAACGTGTTGATCCAGCGGCGTGGCGTGCACTTTGATGTGAAGCTTGTCGACCTGTTCAATCTGGGAAGGCCGACGGCTGCCAACATTCGAGAGGATGTTGTCCAGTCCATTAAGCTGTTTTATGACATGCTTGGCGGGCAGCGCTGGTATCAGGCCCAGCGTCAAGAGGTCAAGTGGCTTATTTGCGGGCTCAAAAGATCGATGATCGCCAAGCGTTTTCCGACGGCACGGCACCTCCGCGAACACCTTGACACATTTCAGTGGTTCGCCAACGACTAA
- the rpmG gene encoding 50S ribosomal protein L33 produces the protein MAKSKKKNDAREYVWLQCTETGLLNYRTEVNVKGGLPEKMKEGIKKYSPSLRKHTVHKIKRK, from the coding sequence ATGGCCAAGTCCAAGAAAAAGAATGATGCCCGCGAGTACGTGTGGCTGCAATGCACCGAGACCGGGCTGCTCAACTACCGCACCGAGGTCAATGTCAAGGGCGGTCTGCCCGAGAAGATGAAAGAGGGCATCAAGAAGTACTCGCCGTCGCTTCGCAAGCACACGGTCCACAAAATCAAACGCAAGTAA
- the nusG gene encoding transcription termination/antitermination factor NusG, which produces METHTVATEEHTTSEQTSVQTESSIEGMIPAGEAMRSAPGMDWFVLRVASNKESSVRDTLLRKVQIEGMTHLVARILVPTEKTKVIKSGKQKIQETKLYPGYVFVEMKLEEDGRIPQDVFFLIKETTGVGDFVGTAGRPTPMKSHEIEKMLIDSKKPEELPDIKLAFTKGEHVTIKDGPFENYEGTVDEMLPEKGLVRVLVTIFGRQAPIEIEEWQLAKVGSE; this is translated from the coding sequence ATGGAGACCCACACTGTGGCAACAGAAGAGCACACCACTTCGGAACAGACGAGCGTTCAGACCGAGTCCAGTATTGAGGGCATGATTCCTGCTGGGGAGGCGATGCGCTCAGCGCCGGGTATGGACTGGTTTGTGCTTCGTGTTGCATCAAACAAGGAATCGTCTGTTCGGGACACGCTGCTGCGCAAGGTGCAGATCGAAGGCATGACCCATCTCGTTGCGAGGATCCTTGTTCCGACCGAAAAAACAAAGGTCATCAAGAGTGGCAAGCAGAAGATCCAAGAGACAAAGCTCTACCCGGGATATGTCTTTGTCGAGATGAAACTGGAAGAGGATGGCCGAATCCCGCAGGATGTGTTCTTCCTCATCAAGGAAACCACGGGTGTTGGAGACTTTGTCGGCACGGCCGGCCGACCAACACCGATGAAATCACACGAGATCGAGAAGATGCTTATCGACTCGAAGAAGCCCGAAGAACTCCCGGATATCAAACTCGCGTTTACCAAGGGTGAGCACGTCACGATCAAGGATGGTCCATTCGAGAACTACGAGGGCACCGTCGACGAGATGCTTCCCGAGAAGGGGTTGGTTCGTGTGCTTGTCACCATTTTCGGCCGACAGGCACCAATCGAGATCGAGGAGTGGCAGCTCGCCAAGGTTGGTAGCGAGTAA
- the tuf gene encoding elongation factor Tu — protein MAKGVFERTKPHVNVGTIGHIDHGKSTLTAALSARSAVKFGGEAKTYAEITKGGTVRDSNKTVTIASSHTEYETENRHYAHVDCPGHADFVKNMITGAAQMDGAILVVSAADGPMPQTREHVLLARQVGVPYILVFMNKIDLVDDPDLLDLVEMEIRELLNKYDFPGDDTPIVRGCSKPAIENPSDDEANKCIDELFEAIDSYIPTPEREEDKPFLMSVEDVFSIKGRGTVATGRIERGVAKINDKVQIVGIRGEPTETVITGIEMFNKSMEEGRAGDNVGALLRGVDKDGIERGQVICKPGSITPHTKFKGQVYVLTKDEGGRHTPFFKGYRPQFYFRTTDVTGSVLKLIGENGSEAEMCMPGDNITMEIDLMGKPVAMENGLRFAVREGGRTIGSGTVIEIIE, from the coding sequence ATGGCCAAGGGCGTCTTTGAGAGAACAAAACCACACGTGAACGTTGGCACCATCGGTCACATCGACCATGGTAAGTCAACACTGACCGCAGCGCTTAGCGCTCGCTCTGCTGTGAAGTTCGGCGGCGAAGCGAAGACATACGCTGAAATCACAAAGGGCGGCACCGTTCGTGACTCCAACAAGACGGTCACGATCGCATCGTCGCATACAGAGTATGAGACAGAGAATCGTCACTACGCGCACGTGGACTGCCCAGGCCACGCCGACTTCGTGAAGAACATGATCACCGGTGCTGCACAGATGGACGGCGCGATTCTTGTCGTGTCCGCTGCTGACGGCCCCATGCCGCAGACACGTGAGCACGTGCTGCTCGCACGTCAGGTGGGTGTGCCTTACATTCTTGTGTTCATGAACAAGATCGACCTTGTTGACGATCCGGACCTGCTCGACCTCGTCGAGATGGAAATCCGTGAGTTGCTCAACAAGTACGACTTCCCCGGAGACGACACCCCGATCGTCCGTGGCTGCTCAAAGCCCGCGATCGAGAATCCGTCCGACGATGAAGCAAACAAGTGCATCGATGAGCTGTTCGAGGCGATCGACAGCTACATCCCGACACCAGAGCGTGAAGAGGACAAGCCGTTCCTCATGAGCGTTGAGGACGTGTTCTCCATCAAGGGTCGTGGTACGGTTGCAACCGGTCGTATTGAGCGCGGTGTTGCGAAGATCAACGACAAGGTGCAGATCGTCGGTATCCGTGGAGAGCCGACCGAAACAGTTATCACCGGTATCGAAATGTTCAACAAGTCCATGGAAGAAGGTCGTGCGGGCGACAACGTCGGCGCGCTGCTCCGTGGTGTTGACAAGGACGGCATCGAGCGCGGCCAGGTGATCTGCAAGCCCGGCTCCATCACGCCACACACCAAGTTCAAGGGTCAGGTCTATGTGCTGACCAAGGACGAGGGTGGTCGTCACACGCCGTTCTTCAAGGGATATCGCCCGCAGTTCTACTTCCGCACAACCGACGTGACCGGTTCGGTGTTGAAGCTGATCGGTGAGAACGGTTCCGAGGCAGAAATGTGCATGCCCGGCGACAACATCACCATGGAAATCGACTTGATGGGCAAGCCCGTCGCGATGGAAAATGGTCTCCGCTTCGCTGTTCGCGAGGGTGGCCGTACCATCGGCTCAGGCACCGTCATCGAAATCATTGAGTAG
- the secE gene encoding preprotein translocase subunit SecE, whose amino-acid sequence MSFGIYKQGQGYWVRTLTAVFIGTLFLACAAWLFNEGTTLANVLPRASSQVYLENPDGVTPSVGDVVHFFIEGENGSLEEAGSATVQGKTDTGSLLIDTMSAGAEVSNDKIVRIEGPNDFAAVPSVIPGKPVIEPIFISGGLAALTILIGAIAVYYYVGVHKKSSEFLIATDIEMRRVNWSTRKDVIRSTVVVIVASFAIAASLFFVDFFFEWLFSAMRIRRM is encoded by the coding sequence ATGTCATTCGGCATTTACAAGCAGGGACAAGGCTACTGGGTACGCACCCTGACTGCGGTGTTCATTGGCACGCTGTTCCTTGCCTGTGCTGCGTGGCTCTTCAACGAAGGCACCACGCTGGCAAATGTGCTGCCGCGTGCCTCCTCGCAGGTGTATCTTGAAAACCCCGATGGAGTTACGCCCAGTGTTGGTGACGTTGTTCACTTCTTCATTGAGGGAGAGAATGGGAGTCTTGAGGAAGCGGGCTCTGCAACGGTGCAGGGCAAGACTGATACAGGCAGCCTGTTGATCGACACAATGTCTGCTGGCGCGGAAGTATCAAACGACAAGATTGTGCGCATTGAAGGCCCGAACGATTTCGCTGCAGTGCCATCTGTGATTCCCGGAAAACCAGTGATCGAGCCGATCTTTATCTCAGGTGGTCTGGCAGCTCTGACGATTCTCATCGGAGCGATTGCCGTTTATTACTACGTTGGCGTCCACAAGAAGTCGTCCGAGTTTCTTATCGCAACGGACATTGAGATGCGCCGCGTAAACTGGTCGACACGCAAGGATGTCATTAGATCGACGGTTGTGGTCATTGTGGCGTCGTTTGCGATTGCAGCATCGTTGTTTTTCGTTGATTTCTTCTTCGAGTGGCTGTTCAGCGCGATGCGAATCCGCCGGATGTAG
- a CDS encoding uracil-DNA glycosylase, translating into MTTSRAQALRIAAQAADTSRRFGVDFVPVSSEARSFAAETSSSGVTEDNRRVIETKPEPAINVVVRTDGHSTEHLTTDMPRTSKKTKQAQLDDILARYIKDEPHKGFNTNFKNIVFGEGNPDADLMFVGEAPGADEDEQGRPFVGRSGQLLDKMIAAMGLSRSDVYIANVLKTRPINNATPTLDQAEKCSPYLFDQIRVINPGAIVTLGKPAAHLLLKSGLAMGQLRGRWWTFRDDRLGLDPVEYQVMPTFHPAYVLRNHTPETRGKVWSDLQQVMKKIGLPA; encoded by the coding sequence ATGACAACATCGCGCGCACAAGCACTTCGTATCGCGGCGCAGGCTGCAGACACATCGCGCAGGTTCGGCGTCGACTTTGTCCCTGTCTCGTCTGAGGCGCGATCATTTGCAGCAGAAACCAGCTCGAGTGGTGTAACCGAGGACAATCGGCGCGTCATCGAGACAAAGCCAGAACCAGCAATCAACGTTGTTGTGCGCACAGATGGACACAGCACGGAGCACCTCACCACCGACATGCCACGCACATCAAAGAAGACGAAGCAGGCGCAGCTCGATGACATCCTCGCACGGTACATAAAGGATGAGCCGCACAAAGGATTCAACACAAACTTCAAGAACATCGTCTTCGGCGAGGGGAATCCGGATGCTGATCTGATGTTTGTCGGAGAAGCCCCCGGCGCAGACGAGGACGAGCAGGGCAGGCCGTTCGTCGGCAGGTCGGGGCAGTTGCTCGACAAGATGATCGCAGCGATGGGACTCAGCCGAAGCGACGTGTACATCGCGAACGTGCTCAAGACGCGTCCCATCAACAACGCAACACCCACGCTGGACCAAGCAGAGAAGTGCTCGCCGTATCTCTTTGATCAGATACGCGTGATCAACCCCGGCGCGATTGTGACGCTGGGCAAGCCTGCTGCGCACCTGCTTCTCAAGTCAGGTCTTGCGATGGGGCAACTCCGCGGTCGCTGGTGGACTTTCCGCGACGATCGACTCGGTCTCGATCCCGTCGAGTATCAAGTCATGCCGACCTTCCACCCCGCGTACGTTCTAAGGAACCACACGCCCGAGACGCGAGGGAAGGTCTGGTCGGACCTCCAGCAGGTCATGAAGAAAATAGGGCTTCCAGCCTAG
- the ychF gene encoding redox-regulated ATPase YchF, which translates to MEAGLLGLPNVGKSTLFNALTRAGALAANYPFATIEPNVGVVPIPDPRLEQIREHIKSEKIIPASLRIVDIAGLVRGAATGEGLGNKFLSHVREVDALVQVVRCFTKAPGGEDITHVDGSIDPVRDIDTINTELILADMQMIENALPKAERAARSKDKMAVAMASVLNQVKDILDEGKPARALTLDDPDEEKVSRQLGLLTRKRILYVMNVDEDDLDGAGEHASRVRTHAQTEGSEAVAVCAKLESELVELEGEELNEMLESMGIAEPALNKLARASYHLLGLQSFYTAGPKEIRAWTVKQGASAPQAAGVIHTDFERGFIRAEIYSVADLLEHKSEKAIREAGKMRIEGKGYVMRDADVCHFLFNV; encoded by the coding sequence ATGGAAGCAGGCCTGCTGGGGCTGCCCAACGTTGGTAAGTCCACCCTGTTTAATGCTCTGACGAGAGCTGGGGCACTTGCTGCAAACTATCCGTTCGCCACGATCGAGCCGAACGTTGGTGTGGTGCCGATTCCTGACCCACGGCTTGAACAGATTCGTGAACATATCAAGTCAGAAAAGATCATCCCAGCTTCCCTGCGGATTGTGGATATTGCAGGTCTTGTGCGCGGGGCAGCCACCGGTGAGGGGCTAGGTAACAAGTTTCTGTCGCACGTGCGTGAGGTTGATGCCCTGGTGCAGGTCGTGCGTTGCTTTACAAAGGCTCCAGGCGGCGAGGATATCACTCACGTTGACGGCTCGATCGATCCGGTTCGTGACATTGACACGATCAATACCGAACTCATTCTTGCTGATATGCAGATGATCGAGAACGCGCTACCAAAGGCTGAACGCGCTGCACGAAGCAAGGACAAGATGGCGGTTGCAATGGCTTCGGTCCTGAACCAGGTCAAAGACATTCTTGATGAAGGGAAACCGGCACGGGCCCTCACGCTGGATGATCCCGACGAAGAGAAAGTTTCGCGCCAGCTTGGGTTGCTCACGCGGAAGCGGATTCTCTATGTGATGAATGTTGACGAGGATGATCTTGATGGTGCTGGCGAGCACGCGTCCCGTGTTCGCACACACGCCCAGACTGAGGGAAGCGAGGCGGTTGCGGTGTGCGCAAAGCTTGAGTCCGAACTCGTTGAGCTTGAGGGCGAAGAACTCAACGAGATGCTGGAATCAATGGGCATTGCTGAGCCAGCACTCAACAAGCTTGCTCGCGCGTCGTACCACCTGCTTGGACTTCAGTCTTTCTACACAGCTGGACCAAAGGAAATCAGGGCATGGACAGTGAAGCAGGGCGCAAGCGCGCCGCAGGCGGCAGGTGTGATCCATACCGACTTTGAGCGAGGGTTCATCCGGGCTGAGATCTACTCTGTTGCAGATCTGCTTGAGCACAAGTCTGAGAAAGCGATACGCGAGGCAGGAAAGATGCGCATCGAGGGCAAGGGGTATGTGATGCGCGATGCAGACGTGTGCCACTTCCTCTTCAATGTGTAA
- a CDS encoding HDOD domain-containing protein: MARRTTTRRTTANAHTPEARAARVRAAIDSMVPPSALLSRLFRVSRASDIDLHDIVRFLEADKALALRVLSVCNRLRQTERDELEAIPSLRRAIVMLGLEPVRDAVLAVSVYDSIEAARERAEAKARNDHESSTKSQRSPFVRSELDWAGLWRHTVAVACAAEQLAIALPAMHVQSSRAFVMGLMASTGKFALDIVLPESYTRVLALARMRLSSATQAETEVLGINNLEASAHLCTRWNLPDEDASAIGAIASAADPKTEQQVDAVAFILHCAQMIARSCHLGFSGEYDELTSPAKTHRFMGITEHLCDQITRKLPAIVAERAALLGIEEATDTELMIDAVGRANREIASHHEIADAHAEHAHRAMNVLASVTRTIERSSSSADIHAVAGSILEASGALFGSDDHTLFVRPTFGNAWIALRQNKDELTKHTHPIASRVLDIQHSSLQQDMTGWIELADPAMLGRLPISAAPWLSEMYQNDASARVMPLVFDSDTGCCALLVHKRAFDDAAKRVELLRALSTVWGSRIVAWSQMQQLQSQSSHHATSMVELTSMQDEIRSQSMLAELGKDTATVMEQVEMPVSVIAYRADQLAHATNDVHVESVARTICAAANEVSAVLELLRERTEKLAGDVGGEGSSASVAPQQAVRTTHTN; encoded by the coding sequence TTGGCGCGACGAACCACGACGCGAAGAACAACCGCCAACGCTCACACGCCCGAGGCGCGTGCAGCACGCGTGCGCGCAGCGATCGACTCAATGGTCCCGCCGTCGGCGCTACTGTCCCGTCTGTTCCGCGTCTCGCGTGCCAGTGACATCGATCTTCACGACATTGTGCGTTTTCTGGAAGCAGACAAAGCGCTCGCCCTTCGTGTGCTGAGTGTCTGCAATCGTCTAAGACAGACAGAACGCGATGAACTCGAAGCGATCCCATCGCTCCGCCGTGCGATTGTGATGCTCGGGCTTGAGCCGGTCCGCGATGCGGTGCTTGCCGTGAGTGTGTACGACTCGATCGAAGCAGCACGCGAGCGGGCGGAAGCAAAGGCTCGCAACGATCACGAATCATCAACGAAGTCACAGCGATCACCCTTCGTGCGATCGGAACTCGACTGGGCAGGGCTCTGGCGTCACACGGTTGCGGTTGCCTGTGCGGCCGAGCAACTCGCGATTGCGCTCCCAGCAATGCATGTGCAATCAAGTCGGGCGTTTGTCATGGGACTGATGGCGAGCACCGGCAAGTTCGCGCTCGATATTGTGCTTCCCGAGAGTTACACGCGCGTGCTCGCGCTTGCTCGCATGCGACTGAGTTCGGCAACCCAAGCTGAGACGGAAGTGCTCGGAATTAACAATCTCGAAGCGTCCGCCCATCTCTGCACGCGATGGAATCTGCCCGATGAGGATGCGTCAGCAATAGGGGCGATTGCATCTGCTGCGGATCCAAAGACAGAACAGCAGGTTGATGCGGTTGCCTTCATTCTGCACTGTGCGCAGATGATTGCGCGCTCGTGCCACCTGGGTTTTTCCGGCGAGTACGACGAACTGACGAGCCCAGCAAAGACCCATCGGTTCATGGGCATCACCGAGCACTTGTGCGATCAGATCACACGGAAGCTCCCTGCGATTGTTGCAGAGCGTGCCGCGCTGCTCGGGATTGAGGAAGCAACAGACACAGAGTTGATGATCGACGCGGTGGGGCGAGCTAATCGCGAGATTGCGTCGCACCATGAGATTGCAGATGCCCACGCAGAACACGCCCATCGTGCGATGAACGTGCTGGCATCTGTTACGCGCACAATCGAGCGGAGTTCGTCGTCGGCCGACATCCATGCTGTTGCTGGGTCAATCCTTGAAGCGTCGGGTGCGTTATTCGGGTCGGACGACCACACGTTGTTTGTCAGACCGACCTTCGGCAACGCGTGGATTGCGCTGCGCCAGAACAAGGACGAGCTGACAAAGCACACACATCCGATTGCCTCGCGCGTGCTCGATATTCAGCATTCATCACTCCAGCAGGACATGACAGGCTGGATTGAGCTTGCCGATCCAGCCATGCTGGGCAGACTCCCGATCAGTGCTGCGCCGTGGTTGTCTGAGATGTATCAGAATGATGCGTCCGCACGTGTGATGCCGCTTGTGTTCGATTCTGATACTGGCTGTTGCGCCTTGCTTGTGCACAAACGTGCATTTGATGATGCGGCAAAGAGAGTGGAACTGCTTCGTGCATTGTCGACTGTGTGGGGTTCGCGCATTGTCGCGTGGTCGCAGATGCAGCAGCTTCAGTCGCAGTCATCGCATCACGCAACATCCATGGTCGAACTTACGTCGATGCAGGATGAGATTCGTTCGCAATCAATGCTGGCAGAACTCGGCAAGGACACCGCAACTGTGATGGAACAGGTCGAGATGCCGGTTTCTGTGATCGCGTATCGCGCAGATCAACTTGCACACGCAACAAACGACGTGCATGTGGAGTCTGTGGCGCGCACAATTTGTGCTGCGGCGAACGAAGTCTCCGCGGTTCTTGAACTTTTGCGTGAAAGAACGGAAAAACTGGCTGGCGATGTGGGGGGAGAGGGATCCTCGGCAAGCGTTGCGCCCCAGCAGGCAGTTCGCACAACCCACACAAACTGA